One Dioscorea cayenensis subsp. rotundata cultivar TDr96_F1 chromosome 17, TDr96_F1_v2_PseudoChromosome.rev07_lg8_w22 25.fasta, whole genome shotgun sequence DNA window includes the following coding sequences:
- the LOC120280542 gene encoding NEDD8-conjugating enzyme Ubc12: MINLFKIKDQKREESGNATGRAPVKKQSAGELRLHKDISELNLPKTTGITFPNGKDDLMNFEISIRPDEGYYLGGTFLFTFQVSPSYPHEPPKVKCKTKVYHPNIDLEGNVCLNILREDWKPVLNINTIIYGLNLLFSQPNDEDPLNHDAAAVLRDNPRLFENNVKRAMAGGFVGQIYFPRCI; encoded by the exons atgattAACCTTTTCAAGATAAAGGACCAGAAGCGGGAAGAAAGTGGAAATGCAACTGGAAGGGCTCCTGTGAAGAAGCAAAGTGCTGGGGAACTACGTCTTCATAAAG ATATTAGTGAGCTGAATCTGCCAAAAACAACTGGTATTACGTTTCCCAATGGCAAGGATGATTTGATGAATTTTGAGATCAGCATTCGTCCAGATGAAGGATATTATCT AGGTGGAACATTTCTGTTTACTTTTCAAGTATCTCCTTCTTACCCTCATGAACCACCAAAGGTCAAGTGCAAGACAAAG GTTTATCATCCCAACATTGATTTGGAGGGAAATGTATGCCTTAACATTCTGCGTGAAGACTGGAAGCCTGTCCTTAACATAAACACTATCATCTATGGGCTGAATCTTCTTTTCTCT CAACCTAACGATGAGGACCCCTTGAATCATGATGCTGCTGCTGTTCTACGTGACAATCCTAGGTTGTTCGAGAACAATGTAAAAAGGGCAATGGCTGGAGGATTTGTAGGTcagatctacttcccaaggtGCATATAA
- the LOC120280606 gene encoding 2-phytyl-1,4-beta-naphthoquinone methyltransferase, chloroplastic — MMLMMSMTMAAASSLGGIISSAASSSFSSSSRASIQCSMERQALFNRIAPVYDGLNDVLSLGQHRLWKRMSVTWSGAKKGDSVLDLCCGSGDLAFLLSHYVGLHGQVSALDFSSDQLSIASSRQELNWKACYDNIKWIEGDALDLPFPSSSFDAITMGYGLRNLVDRKKALQEIFRVLKPGSRASILDFNKSTSAIAKMFRVWMMDNVVVPVASTYGLADEYRYLRDSINDFLTGKELEELARGVGFNKAKHYELGGGLMGNLVVTK, encoded by the exons atgatgttgatgatgtcgATGACTATGGCGGCGGCTTCTTCACTAGGCGGCATCATCTCTTCGGCggcttcatcttcattttcatcttcGTCAAGGGCTTCAATACAGTGCTCTATGGAGAGACAGGCCCTCTTCAACCGCATTGCTCCGGTCTACGATGGC CTGAATGATGTGTTGAGTTTGGGCCAGCACCGCCTTTGGAAGAGGATGTCTGTAACTTGGAGCGG AGCGAAGAAGGGGGATAGTGTTCTTGATTTGTGTTGTGGGAGCGGTGATTTGGCCTTCCTCTTATCCCATTATGTTGGTCTCCATGGGCAG GTGAGCGCTCTTGATTTTTCGAGTGATCAACTGTCCATTGCTTCCTCCCGTCAGGAACTAAATTGGAAGGCTTGCTACGACAACATTAA ATGGATCGAAGGTGATGCGCTTGATCTACCTTTTCCAAGTAGCTCTTTTGATGCAATTACCATGGGCTATGGATTGCGCAATCTGGTTGACAGAAAAAAGGCGTTGCAAGAGATCTTTCGGGTTCTAAAACCAG GTTCAAGAGCTTCGATTTTAGATTTTAACAAGAGCACATCTGCAATAGCAAAAATGTTCCGG GTATGGATGATGGACAATGTAGTTGTTCCAGTTGCAAGTACTTATGGTCTAGCTGATGAATACAGATACTTGAGAGACTCAATCAATGACTTTTTAACTG GAAAGGAGCTGGAGGAGCTTGCGAGAGGAGTGGGATTTAACAAAGCTAAGCACTATGAGCTCGGTGGAGGCCTCATGGGCAACTTAGTTGTCACCAAGTAA